One Lysinibacillus sp. OF-1 DNA segment encodes these proteins:
- a CDS encoding GerAB/ArcD/ProY family transporter: protein MAKPIQLSPKDMINAYLLFFVVHGAQIGVGIQGFQRIIYQDARQDAWISVLLAGIATHIVTFCMIKTLEIYGSNDLYGIQIDIFGKWIGNFLNVMYVIYCSVAFFSVLRNYIEVIQAWIFPSIGTWFLSATLLIIIIYAFTGGLRVIVGVSFFSIILSLWIMPMLAFPLKYSSAESLFPILENDFRSILKGAHSMTFTIIGFEILNVIYPFVKDKENVRKPVHLGLLASTVIYLAVMLVSITYYSEGKLLKTIWATLTLFSFISFPFMERFEFVAVCFWMLIILPNLCLYLWAAYRGAIRLVNISGTTFVWILSFFVFIGTLLIQTRTQINTINTVFGQVAFFVIFVYPLVLWPIALLKKNLTSKKVKKNEQA, encoded by the coding sequence ATGGCAAAACCTATACAACTTAGCCCTAAAGATATGATCAATGCTTATTTGCTTTTTTTTGTGGTACACGGTGCACAAATTGGGGTTGGTATACAGGGATTTCAACGCATTATCTATCAGGATGCAAGACAAGATGCATGGATTTCAGTTCTACTGGCTGGTATTGCTACACATATCGTCACATTTTGTATGATTAAAACTTTAGAGATCTATGGCTCCAATGATTTATATGGAATTCAAATCGATATTTTTGGCAAATGGATTGGCAATTTTTTAAATGTTATGTATGTCATCTATTGTTCTGTAGCATTCTTTTCCGTTTTGCGAAACTATATAGAAGTTATACAAGCATGGATTTTCCCAAGTATTGGGACATGGTTTCTATCTGCTACGTTATTAATCATTATTATTTATGCCTTTACGGGTGGGCTTCGAGTAATTGTTGGGGTGTCTTTTTTTAGTATCATCCTATCGTTATGGATTATGCCGATGTTAGCCTTCCCTTTGAAGTATTCCTCAGCAGAAAGTCTCTTTCCTATTTTAGAAAACGACTTTCGCTCGATTTTAAAGGGTGCCCATTCGATGACTTTTACCATCATTGGCTTTGAAATTTTGAACGTGATTTATCCCTTTGTGAAAGACAAGGAAAATGTTAGAAAACCTGTCCATTTAGGGTTATTGGCTTCAACGGTCATCTATTTAGCCGTCATGCTGGTGTCTATCACCTACTACAGTGAAGGCAAACTACTGAAAACAATTTGGGCAACTTTGACATTGTTTAGCTTTATTAGCTTCCCTTTCATGGAACGCTTTGAATTTGTAGCCGTTTGTTTTTGGATGTTGATTATTTTACCTAATCTTTGTCTGTATTTATGGGCGGCCTATCGGGGAGCAATTCGATTAGTCAATATAAGTGGAACGACTTTTGTCTGGATACTTTCGTTCTTTGTTTTCATTGGAACATTACTTATTCAAACACGCACACAGATCAATACAATCAACACGGTGTTTGGACAAGTGGCATTTTTTGTGATCTTTGTCTACCCTCTTGTGCTATGGCCAATCGCCCTACTGAAGAAGAACCTCACATCAAAGAAGGTGAAAAAGAATGAACAAGCTTAA
- a CDS encoding spore germination protein, whose amino-acid sequence MKFKLPFNKQQPPSIKEAPKENLVRVAHTTEHFIQSIKNATNDPADLIIKSLPPKLTLIYIDNLIDDQSLNNDIIACLQNKPHETPEDIVMALSIAEVSQASLLKETVASMVNGSVVIHVDGSSQVILANIASRESRALSAPENESQVIGTQVGFNESLSTNISLIRRYIVSPNLCNEKIKVGTRTNTSVSLLYMHGIANDQMVQTLRQRITDLTIDELLDSAVLAEMIDDNSLSVFPQMLLTERPDRFCDAVLDGKVGVLVDGSSMAIIGPQAFTEFFQSQEDQNLRWQIATFLRLLRLTAFFLSVYLTPFYVAALTFHYEVIPQAFLVPLSESRALVPFPPIFEALLLEIIIELLREAGARLPTKIGQTIGIVGGIVIGTAAVQAGITSNILLIIIALSALASFTSPSYMMGNVVRLIRFPIIILAGFWGFYGIMLAFCFILIHLLRQTSLGAPYMSPFYPPRLKEMRDSIIRMPIPLTAKRPALTRPKDDYKFEPEPVKPEKS is encoded by the coding sequence ATGAAATTTAAACTACCTTTCAATAAACAACAGCCACCTTCCATCAAAGAGGCACCTAAAGAAAATCTTGTGAGGGTTGCACATACAACAGAACATTTTATTCAATCAATCAAAAATGCAACAAATGATCCAGCTGATTTAATTATTAAATCACTTCCTCCAAAATTGACCCTTATTTATATCGATAACTTAATTGATGATCAATCTTTGAATAATGATATTATCGCCTGTTTACAGAACAAGCCACATGAAACACCAGAGGACATTGTGATGGCCCTTTCTATTGCTGAAGTAAGTCAAGCCAGTTTATTAAAGGAAACTGTAGCGTCAATGGTCAATGGATCTGTTGTGATTCATGTAGACGGTAGCTCACAAGTGATTTTAGCCAATATCGCTAGCCGAGAATCTAGAGCTTTGTCAGCTCCTGAAAATGAATCACAAGTAATTGGTACACAGGTTGGTTTCAATGAGAGTCTTTCAACGAATATTTCCTTAATTCGTCGCTACATAGTAAGTCCGAATCTTTGCAATGAAAAAATAAAAGTTGGCACGCGCACCAATACGTCTGTTTCACTCCTATATATGCATGGGATTGCTAATGATCAAATGGTCCAGACGTTACGCCAGCGAATTACAGACCTTACGATCGATGAATTGCTCGATAGTGCGGTTCTAGCAGAAATGATTGATGATAATTCATTATCAGTCTTCCCACAGATGCTGCTGACAGAAAGACCTGACAGATTTTGTGATGCGGTTTTAGATGGCAAGGTGGGCGTTCTTGTAGATGGTAGCTCAATGGCCATCATTGGCCCCCAAGCCTTTACTGAGTTTTTCCAAAGTCAGGAAGATCAAAATTTAAGATGGCAAATTGCTACTTTTCTCCGTTTATTGCGACTTACTGCCTTTTTTTTGTCCGTTTATTTAACACCTTTTTACGTGGCAGCTTTGACCTTTCATTACGAGGTAATTCCGCAAGCCTTCCTCGTACCATTAAGTGAATCGAGGGCTTTGGTTCCGTTCCCACCGATATTTGAAGCTTTACTGCTGGAAATTATCATTGAATTATTGAGAGAAGCTGGAGCCAGATTGCCAACTAAAATTGGACAAACGATTGGTATCGTTGGCGGTATCGTTATCGGGACAGCAGCTGTACAGGCAGGTATAACAAGTAATATTTTACTGATTATTATTGCACTAAGTGCTTTAGCATCATTTACCTCACCGAGTTATATGATGGGCAATGTGGTTCGTCTTATTCGCTTCCCTATTATTATACTTGCAGGATTTTGGGGTTTTTACGGCATCATGCTGGCTTTTTGTTTTATTCTTATCCATCTGTTACGCCAGACAAGCTTGGGAGCACCATATATGTCTCCTTTCTACCCACCAAGATTGAAGGAAATGCGGGATAGTATTATCAGAATGCCTATTCCCTTAACAGCAAAAAGACCTGCTTTAACAAGACCGAAGGATGATTATAAATTCGAGCCTGAGCCTGTAAAACCGGAAAAAAGTTGA
- a CDS encoding GNAT family N-acetyltransferase, protein MIKYELVSNYRHDEKLKASFNDLAIETFGLDFRGWYNKGYWNDRYIPYSFVQGGKVIANASIHKMSVLINGQQLKGIQIGTVMTDEKYRHQGLAKQLMQHILKEYEDACDFMYLFANDTVLDFYPKFGFTRIHESEFSLDLTEKPIPLREDAIVRQLTIEQDLTLLENYAKNRHILSNIVDVEQNESLLMFYFTLVFQHAIYYLEDLATIVLMEEEDGILNIYDIISQQAINVEAVLASIVKQTTKKVVFYFTPNFAMDDMTTTITPNDDDALFILSKNPLLQGNFMFPLTSHC, encoded by the coding sequence GTGATAAAATATGAGTTAGTGAGTAATTATCGTCATGATGAAAAATTGAAGGCCAGCTTTAATGATTTAGCCATCGAAACATTCGGCTTAGATTTTAGAGGCTGGTACAACAAAGGCTATTGGAATGATCGATATATTCCGTATTCTTTTGTTCAGGGAGGAAAAGTGATTGCCAATGCCTCTATTCATAAAATGTCTGTACTAATAAATGGTCAACAATTAAAAGGGATTCAAATTGGTACGGTGATGACCGATGAAAAGTATCGCCATCAAGGTTTGGCTAAGCAGTTAATGCAGCATATTCTCAAGGAATACGAAGATGCCTGTGATTTTATGTATCTTTTTGCCAATGATACGGTACTAGATTTTTATCCAAAGTTTGGCTTTACACGAATTCATGAAAGCGAATTTAGCTTAGACCTCACGGAAAAGCCTATTCCACTGAGGGAGGATGCCATCGTCCGACAGTTGACAATTGAACAGGATCTAACACTCCTTGAAAACTATGCGAAAAATCGTCATATCCTTTCAAATATTGTAGATGTTGAACAAAACGAGAGTTTATTAATGTTTTATTTCACCCTAGTATTCCAACATGCCATTTACTATTTAGAAGATTTAGCAACCATTGTGTTAATGGAGGAAGAGGACGGGATATTAAATATTTACGATATCATCTCCCAGCAGGCAATCAATGTGGAGGCTGTGTTAGCAAGCATTGTAAAACAAACAACGAAAAAGGTGGTATTTTATTTCACACCTAACTTTGCGATGGACGACATGACAACAACCATCACACCAAATGATGACGACGCCCTATTCATCCTATCGAAAAACCCACTCCTACAAGGTAACTTTATGTTCCCTTTAACATCCCATTGTTAG
- a CDS encoding glycoside hydrolase family 73 protein: MKKIIIILFAVMISLYVAKLCGQDNNDEMKFVDDIAPIAVALHQQNGEILPSITIAQAILESNFGRSELAVNANNLFGIKGRYQGKSIKMPTMEYQNNKSYTTEAEFRAYPDWKSALKDHRQLLLNGTSWNAHQYDEVLKATNYQEAAYALKKSNYSTDPLYPEKLIAIIEQYHLGKYDQ; the protein is encoded by the coding sequence ATGAAAAAAATAATCATCATCTTATTTGCAGTAATGATAAGCTTGTACGTAGCCAAACTATGTGGGCAGGACAATAACGATGAAATGAAATTTGTCGACGACATTGCGCCAATCGCTGTTGCATTACATCAACAAAACGGAGAGATATTGCCTAGTATAACAATCGCGCAGGCTATTTTAGAATCCAATTTTGGACGGAGTGAATTGGCTGTCAATGCCAATAATTTGTTTGGGATAAAGGGACGGTATCAAGGGAAGTCCATCAAAATGCCGACAATGGAATATCAAAACAATAAAAGCTATACAACCGAAGCTGAATTTCGAGCCTATCCTGATTGGAAAAGTGCATTAAAGGACCATCGTCAGCTATTATTAAATGGAACGAGCTGGAATGCCCATCAATATGATGAGGTGCTGAAGGCAACCAATTATCAAGAGGCAGCCTATGCCTTAAAAAAAAGCAATTACTCGACAGACCCTTTATATCCTGAAAAATTAATTGCGATTATCGAACAATATCATTTAGGAAAATATGATCAATAG
- a CDS encoding sensor histidine kinase, translating into MKQKIGTKLTIYITFVVIVTFTISLVVSQFFLPKYYLYQLNKKVADAYETYQTKDEPSLVERQFDVTIITVPLEGSIDNLNENLRLQLAREQIALNKFWVSEEVLQDIAGEKIVGKLYDQGKQKSSFLVHYAKEGNQLIMIGASMAHFTDIASFINRFNFVFLIASILVIIMVTALLSRKLTNPLNELQQVAQEIGALNFQQANIQTGDEIEELAKSINKMSQTLESAQQQLTQRNLDLKQFMVGLTHELKTPLALINVYASGMEDGMDDGTYLTVIHQQIDRMEKIITDMLYFARTEENDSKVSSFDVIQLLQQIIHSYQPLQGDKQIFLQSELTEFMLNTEQEKVHFIVENLISNAVKYTSGRDIFICFDSHGRLEITNDTTLPDISKIWQPFYVGESSRNKHISGTGLGLATVKSLAEQLGYTTKSTLADGKITFTINFWQRG; encoded by the coding sequence ATGAAGCAAAAAATTGGCACTAAATTAACCATTTATATCACATTCGTTGTGATTGTTACGTTTACGATTTCGCTTGTCGTCAGCCAATTTTTTCTGCCTAAATATTATCTCTATCAGTTAAATAAAAAAGTAGCAGACGCTTATGAAACGTATCAGACCAAGGATGAACCTAGCCTAGTGGAACGACAATTTGATGTCACAATCATCACTGTGCCTCTTGAAGGCTCCATCGATAATCTGAACGAAAATTTAAGACTACAGCTGGCGAGAGAACAGATCGCTCTTAATAAATTTTGGGTTTCAGAAGAAGTGCTACAAGACATAGCTGGAGAAAAAATAGTAGGCAAACTGTATGATCAAGGAAAACAAAAATCGAGCTTTCTTGTACATTATGCCAAAGAGGGAAATCAGCTTATAATGATTGGGGCCTCTATGGCTCATTTTACGGATATTGCTTCTTTTATCAATCGCTTTAATTTCGTCTTTTTAATTGCCAGTATTTTAGTAATTATCATGGTGACAGCCCTCTTATCTCGCAAGCTGACCAATCCATTAAATGAGCTACAACAAGTGGCACAGGAAATTGGCGCACTAAATTTTCAGCAGGCAAACATTCAAACAGGTGATGAAATCGAAGAATTAGCCAAAAGCATTAATAAAATGAGTCAAACACTGGAATCAGCCCAACAGCAATTAACGCAACGCAATCTGGATTTGAAGCAATTTATGGTAGGCTTAACACATGAGCTAAAGACGCCTCTTGCCTTAATCAACGTATATGCAAGTGGAATGGAAGATGGGATGGATGATGGAACCTATTTAACCGTTATTCATCAGCAAATAGATCGAATGGAAAAAATCATCACAGATATGCTTTATTTCGCTAGAACTGAAGAAAACGATTCGAAAGTATCCAGCTTTGATGTTATTCAGCTACTGCAACAAATCATTCATAGCTATCAGCCGCTGCAGGGAGATAAACAAATTTTTCTTCAATCAGAACTAACCGAATTCATGCTAAACACCGAGCAAGAGAAAGTCCATTTTATTGTAGAGAATTTGATCAGTAATGCTGTCAAATATACCTCTGGTCGTGACATATTCATCTGCTTCGATTCACATGGTAGGCTAGAAATTACGAATGATACTACACTGCCAGATATCTCTAAAATATGGCAGCCATTTTATGTAGGGGAAAGCTCTCGAAACAAGCATATTTCAGGAACTGGTCTCGGTCTCGCCACAGTGAAAAGTCTTGCTGAACAATTAGGCTACACGACTAAATCCACATTAGCCGATGGGAAAATCACCTTTACAATTAATTTTTGGCAGAGGGGATAG
- a CDS encoding MFS transporter: protein MIAKSKNLYIIWSVFSLFILSMNLRASITSISPVLKNIQADLQMSSVVVSLLTALPVFCMGLFAPLAGKLSARWGIELTIALSILLIGVSTALRLVATFPFLLLLTAVFSGIGIAITGPLISGYIKKHFPKSSSSMIGVYSAGMGIGASLSAGLVVPVMHAFHQSWNIALAIWSLFALVGIIVWIPIIKKSHQSQNIAEQAVSQKSRLPWGNRYVWLLMVMFGLQSGVYYSLATWLAPKVQDMGYSDAYAATTVTIFSVMQMICSFIIPIIINNSVKRKPWMLLCAFSSFIGILLLIIGGTSPILCAALTGIGAGGLFPLAMILPLDATTTPKAASEWTAMIQFGGYIISGIIPMLVGVIKDVTNTFDVALFALLVVMFVLMLLTLKVRTKTDSTMRILS from the coding sequence ATGATAGCAAAATCAAAAAATCTATATATTATTTGGAGCGTTTTTTCTTTATTCATACTCTCTATGAATCTACGAGCTTCCATTACATCCATCTCACCCGTGCTGAAAAATATCCAGGCCGATTTACAGATGTCGAGTGTTGTCGTCAGTTTACTAACGGCTTTACCCGTTTTTTGTATGGGGCTTTTTGCACCACTGGCTGGAAAGTTAAGTGCACGGTGGGGCATTGAGCTGACGATTGCGTTATCGATTTTATTAATTGGCGTATCAACTGCATTACGTTTAGTAGCGACTTTCCCTTTTCTTTTATTATTGACAGCTGTCTTTAGCGGAATAGGCATTGCCATTACAGGTCCACTAATTTCTGGTTATATTAAAAAGCATTTTCCTAAATCCTCATCCTCGATGATTGGTGTTTATTCAGCTGGCATGGGGATTGGTGCATCTTTAAGTGCTGGCTTAGTCGTGCCTGTTATGCATGCTTTTCACCAATCTTGGAACATCGCTTTAGCGATCTGGTCTTTGTTTGCACTAGTAGGAATCATCGTTTGGATTCCTATTATAAAAAAATCACATCAATCACAAAACATAGCAGAGCAAGCTGTCAGTCAAAAAAGCCGACTACCTTGGGGAAATCGTTATGTTTGGCTTTTGATGGTGATGTTTGGTTTACAATCGGGTGTTTATTATTCCTTGGCAACATGGCTTGCGCCAAAAGTACAGGACATGGGTTATAGTGATGCATATGCCGCAACAACGGTTACTATTTTTTCTGTTATGCAAATGATTTGTAGCTTTATTATTCCAATTATCATTAATAATAGTGTGAAGAGAAAACCTTGGATGCTACTATGTGCTTTCAGCTCCTTTATCGGCATCCTATTATTAATAATTGGCGGGACTTCTCCAATTCTCTGTGCCGCATTAACGGGGATAGGTGCTGGTGGTTTATTCCCATTAGCTATGATTCTGCCTTTAGATGCAACGACTACACCAAAAGCTGCAAGCGAATGGACAGCCATGATTCAATTTGGTGGCTATATTATTAGTGGAATTATTCCGATGCTTGTTGGGGTCATAAAAGATGTCACTAATACATTTGACGTTGCCCTTTTCGCCCTATTAGTGGTAATGTTTGTTCTCATGCTGCTAACGTTAAAAGTGAGAACAAAAACCGATTCAACTATGCGTATACTTTCCTAA
- a CDS encoding helix-turn-helix domain-containing protein, whose product MNEENIDLSGQVGVNLREIRKNKRMSLEELANVSNVSKLTLGKIERGETNPTVNILWKICRGLNIPLVSLLTFEEHTEVHRFGSEYQFAGHNNDWFVEPLFKTHGSEWYRGCIEPNSKYSECHLAGSEEIVLVLNGQLELKVGEKCHQLNQWDVIKFKGEELHTYINRSNEKVHLMLSLTYTTP is encoded by the coding sequence ATGAATGAGGAAAATATTGACTTATCTGGTCAAGTCGGGGTTAATCTAAGAGAAATTCGAAAAAACAAAAGGATGAGTTTAGAGGAGCTAGCGAATGTCAGCAATGTTAGTAAATTGACATTAGGGAAAATTGAAAGAGGGGAAACAAATCCAACCGTCAATATCCTGTGGAAAATATGTAGAGGACTCAATATTCCACTCGTTTCTTTATTAACATTTGAAGAACATACAGAAGTCCATCGATTCGGCTCGGAGTATCAATTTGCAGGGCATAATAACGACTGGTTTGTCGAACCATTATTTAAAACACATGGATCAGAGTGGTATAGAGGCTGTATCGAGCCAAATAGTAAGTACAGTGAATGTCACTTAGCAGGGTCTGAAGAAATTGTACTTGTGTTAAATGGACAATTAGAGCTGAAGGTCGGAGAAAAATGCCATCAGTTAAACCAATGGGATGTCATTAAATTTAAAGGTGAAGAACTTCACACTTACATCAATCGCTCAAATGAAAAAGTACATTTAATGCTGTCGTTAACGTATACAACGCCCTAA
- a CDS encoding DHA2 family efflux MFS transporter permease subunit, protein MSEKTISVETKTPYGMIAILFIGAFVAILNETLLNIALPAIMIEFDVNATAVQWLSTGYMLINGILIPASAFFIQRFTDKKLFITAMALFTLGTFLASIAPAFGVLLGARMIQAAGSAIMMPLLMNVMLTAFPVEKRGAAMGMFGLVMITAPAIGPTLSGWLIEHYSWRMLFDLVLPIAILTLIFAAFKLKNVTPQRPIKLDVISLILSSIGFGGLLYGFSSAGEKGWDNALVYGTIIIGTLALITFILRQLRLEEPMLEFRIFKYPMFALSSAISIVISVAMFSAMILMPIYVQTIRGISPMDSGLLMLPGAIVMGIMSPITGKLFDKYGARSLAVFGLIITIVTTYYFSKISMDTAYSTLVVLYTLRMFGMSMVMMPVMTNGLNQLPAHNNPHGTAMNNTLQQVSGAIGSAVLITIMNNKTTVKAEELAASAMNNMSANATQTTSQSAAELKQQLMNEAMLHGITYTFFLSTLIAAIALVLAFFIKRVKPSHENHASGEVNEKIVEE, encoded by the coding sequence ATGTCAGAGAAAACCATTTCAGTTGAGACAAAAACGCCATACGGCATGATTGCCATTTTATTTATTGGGGCCTTTGTTGCTATATTAAATGAAACCTTACTAAACATTGCGCTTCCAGCCATTATGATTGAATTCGATGTGAATGCAACGGCAGTACAATGGCTTTCAACAGGTTATATGTTAATTAACGGTATTTTAATTCCCGCCAGCGCGTTCTTCATTCAACGCTTTACGGATAAAAAATTATTTATTACCGCGATGGCCTTGTTCACATTGGGTACATTTTTAGCTAGTATTGCACCTGCATTTGGTGTGTTACTAGGGGCGCGAATGATTCAAGCTGCAGGATCAGCGATTATGATGCCTCTATTAATGAATGTTATGCTGACTGCATTTCCGGTCGAAAAACGAGGCGCTGCAATGGGGATGTTCGGTCTCGTAATGATTACAGCTCCAGCTATTGGACCGACTCTTTCGGGGTGGCTAATTGAGCATTACAGTTGGAGAATGTTATTTGATCTTGTGCTACCAATTGCCATTCTAACATTAATTTTCGCAGCCTTTAAATTAAAAAATGTGACGCCACAACGTCCTATTAAGCTCGATGTAATTTCACTTATTTTATCAAGTATTGGATTTGGTGGCTTGCTTTATGGCTTTAGTTCTGCTGGAGAAAAAGGATGGGATAATGCCCTTGTATACGGAACGATCATTATTGGAACGCTCGCTTTAATTACCTTTATCCTTCGTCAGCTACGACTGGAGGAACCAATGCTTGAGTTTCGTATTTTCAAATATCCAATGTTTGCCTTATCATCAGCTATTTCCATTGTCATTTCGGTGGCAATGTTTTCAGCTATGATTTTAATGCCGATTTACGTTCAAACAATCCGTGGTATTTCACCAATGGATTCAGGTCTACTCATGCTACCTGGTGCGATTGTGATGGGGATCATGTCACCTATTACAGGGAAGCTTTTTGATAAATATGGGGCAAGAAGCTTGGCCGTATTTGGCTTGATTATCACCATTGTGACGACGTATTACTTTAGCAAAATTAGTATGGATACGGCTTATTCTACACTAGTGGTGCTGTATACATTACGTATGTTTGGGATGTCCATGGTAATGATGCCAGTAATGACAAATGGTTTGAATCAGCTACCAGCGCATAATAATCCACATGGAACAGCGATGAACAACACATTACAACAAGTTTCAGGCGCAATAGGTTCAGCAGTATTGATTACGATTATGAACAATAAAACAACTGTCAAAGCAGAGGAATTAGCTGCAAGTGCGATGAACAATATGAGTGCTAATGCAACTCAAACAACGTCACAGTCTGCTGCGGAATTAAAGCAACAATTGATGAACGAAGCCATGCTACATGGTATAACTTATACATTCTTCCTGTCAACATTGATTGCAGCGATTGCACTCGTCCTTGCCTTCTTTATTAAGCGAGTTAAACCTAGTCATGAAAATCATGCTAGTGGGGAAGTTAATGAAAAAATAGTGGAAGAATAA
- a CDS encoding C40 family peptidase, with the protein MKKKWLLPIFASFMFFTGIGVHEAKAATIADITNTAKAYIGVPYQYGGTNIKTGVDCSAFTQIVFSKLGISLERTSKAQYQQGTSIAKDQLKTGDLVFFNTSGSGISHVGIYIGDNSFISATTSSGVKIDNINDPYYWGSRYVGAKRVTNFTENEFGEVKDAEIDFSVYASRGEVALKLAKQLQLDTSNTNSSFPDVKPSSKYAGAAEALKKIGVFTGDENGKFNPGSPMTRGQLSKVLVEAFHLKQQGAAEQFVDVPSAHWANNYVSILASNKVTVGKGDNVFGVNDNVTLVQLDAFIQRLAQ; encoded by the coding sequence TTGAAGAAAAAATGGTTACTACCCATTTTCGCCTCATTTATGTTCTTCACAGGCATAGGTGTTCATGAAGCGAAAGCGGCAACAATAGCAGATATAACAAATACAGCAAAAGCATATATAGGTGTTCCTTATCAATACGGGGGCACAAATATTAAGACAGGTGTGGATTGCTCTGCATTTACACAAATTGTTTTTTCAAAGCTAGGGATTTCACTAGAACGTACATCCAAAGCTCAATATCAGCAAGGTACTTCGATTGCTAAAGATCAATTGAAGACTGGTGACCTAGTATTTTTTAATACTTCGGGAAGTGGTATCTCCCATGTCGGCATATACATAGGTGACAACAGTTTTATTTCAGCTACTACAAGTTCTGGTGTTAAAATTGATAACATCAATGACCCTTATTACTGGGGATCTCGTTACGTAGGGGCAAAACGCGTGACGAACTTCACTGAAAATGAGTTTGGAGAAGTAAAAGATGCTGAAATCGACTTTAGCGTTTATGCTTCACGTGGAGAAGTAGCTCTTAAACTGGCTAAGCAATTACAATTAGATACTAGTAACACCAATTCAAGTTTTCCTGATGTAAAACCATCGTCTAAATATGCGGGTGCTGCTGAGGCACTAAAAAAAATCGGCGTTTTTACGGGGGATGAAAATGGCAAATTCAATCCAGGTTCTCCTATGACACGCGGTCAATTATCGAAAGTTTTAGTGGAAGCATTTCATTTAAAACAACAAGGAGCGGCAGAACAATTTGTCGATGTTCCAAGTGCGCATTGGGCAAACAATTATGTATCCATCCTCGCTTCCAATAAAGTTACAGTTGGTAAAGGTGACAATGTATTTGGGGTGAATGACAATGTTACACTCGTACAATTAGATGCTTTTATCCAACGATTAGCTCAATAA
- a CDS encoding DUF4304 domain-containing protein, with translation MQQIFNKLIKQNIKPFLSMLGYNKKSLNFYKTTDNLNYMFNFQKSANNMFYMNCYIYATELAHVQSKEILTASKEAECHFRARIESIVEGTT, from the coding sequence TTGCAGCAGATTTTTAATAAGTTAATAAAACAGAACATCAAGCCATTCCTTTCGATGCTTGGCTACAACAAGAAAAGTTTGAATTTCTATAAAACAACCGACAATCTTAACTATATGTTCAATTTCCAAAAGTCTGCTAATAACATGTTTTATATGAATTGCTATATTTACGCAACCGAGTTGGCACACGTTCAATCGAAAGAGATTCTGACAGCATCAAAAGAAGCAGAATGTCACTTCCGAGCAAGAATTGAATCAATTGTCGAAGGTACCACCTGA
- a CDS encoding YczE/YyaS/YitT family protein has translation MKYIFYVVGIFILTLGISLTIHSNLGTSPFDAVLVGLSNHVGLTVGSWEIILAILLVGSNSILARQKPEIVGLITAFITGIGIDMWLLLLNDLAILWYNQVVYFGIGLVVTGLGTATYLHTNFAPIPVDRLTLIIKELTNKSIFFSRTVIYLFFLVLAMLCKGPIGVGTLLTVCLGGFILHFFMPITGRILDTLLNTTVNDQNKS, from the coding sequence TTGAAATATATCTTTTATGTAGTAGGCATTTTCATTTTAACGCTAGGTATTTCTCTAACAATTCATTCCAACCTTGGGACTTCCCCTTTTGATGCGGTTTTAGTCGGATTGTCTAATCATGTAGGTCTAACTGTAGGAAGCTGGGAAATCATTTTAGCTATCCTATTAGTCGGTAGTAATTCCATATTAGCTAGACAAAAGCCTGAAATAGTAGGGCTGATCACAGCATTTATCACAGGTATAGGAATTGATATGTGGTTACTGCTATTAAATGATTTAGCAATACTATGGTATAATCAGGTGGTTTATTTTGGCATAGGGCTAGTTGTGACAGGATTAGGAACGGCAACCTATTTACATACAAATTTTGCGCCAATTCCTGTAGACCGACTAACCTTAATTATAAAAGAGCTAACAAACAAATCGATTTTTTTCTCAAGAACGGTTATTTACCTCTTTTTCTTAGTGTTGGCGATGTTGTGTAAAGGACCGATCGGTGTCGGTACATTATTAACGGTTTGCTTAGGTGGCTTTATCCTGCATTTCTTTATGCCCATTACTGGAAGAATACTAGATACTCTACTGAATACGACTGTAAATGATCAAAATAAAAGCTAA